A part of Cervus elaphus chromosome 11, mCerEla1.1, whole genome shotgun sequence genomic DNA contains:
- the MITD1 gene encoding MIT domain-containing protein 1 isoform X1, with translation MARSGLAQDAGSTAAVTVIKRALELESESRYPQALVCYQEGIDLLLQVLKGTKDETKRCNLRKRISDYMDRAEHIKKHLDQEKEAGKYHKQIKIEENATGFSYESLFQEYLSETVTEVWIEDPYIRQTHQLYNFLRFCEMLVKRPCKVRTIHLLTSLDEGTGKEQQSSGLEEIKQSLRNHGVHLELEYSSSIHDREIRFNNGWMIKIGRGLDYFKKPQSRFSLGYCDFDLRPCHETTVDIFHNKHTKKI, from the exons ATGGCGAGGTCCGGCCTGGCGCAGGACGCTGGGAgcacggctgcagtcactgtgaTAAAGCGGGCGTTGGAACTCGAGTCCGAGTCCCGGTACCCGCAGGCTCTGGTGTGTTACCAGGAGGGGATCGATCTGCTCCTGCAGGTTCTGAAAG gcaccaaagatgaaacaaaaaggtgtaatctcagaaaaagaatttcTGACTACATGGATAGAGCAGAACACATAAAGAAACACTTGGACCAAGAAAAAGAAG CTGGAAAATATCACAAGCAAATTAAAATAGAAGAGAATGCAACAGGTTTCAGCTATGAGTCCCTTTTTCAAGAATACCTGAGTGAAACAGTTACAGAAGTTTGGATAGAAGATCCTTATATTAGACAAACACATCAG CTGTATAACTTCCTTCGATTTTGTGAGATGCTGGTTAAGAGACCATGTAAAGTAAGAACTATTCATCTTCTCACCTCTCTGGATGAA GGCACTGGGAAAGAGCAGCAGAGTAGTGGCCTGGAAGAGATAAAACAGTCACTCAGGAATCATGGAGTGCATTTGGAATTAGAATATTCTTCTTCAATACATGACCGAGAAATTAG GTTCAACAATGGATGGATGATTAAGATTGGAAGGGGACTTGATTATTTTAAGAAACCACAG aGTCGTTTTTCCCTTGgatattgtgattttgatttaagACCATGTCATGAAACAACAGTGGACATTTTTCAcaataagcacacaaaaaaaataTGA
- the MITD1 gene encoding MIT domain-containing protein 1 isoform X2, with translation MDRAEHIKKHLDQEKEAGKYHKQIKIEENATGFSYESLFQEYLSETVTEVWIEDPYIRQTHQLYNFLRFCEMLVKRPCKVRTIHLLTSLDEGTGKEQQSSGLEEIKQSLRNHGVHLELEYSSSIHDREIRFNNGWMIKIGRGLDYFKKPQSRFSLGYCDFDLRPCHETTVDIFHNKHTKKI, from the exons ATGGATAGAGCAGAACACATAAAGAAACACTTGGACCAAGAAAAAGAAG CTGGAAAATATCACAAGCAAATTAAAATAGAAGAGAATGCAACAGGTTTCAGCTATGAGTCCCTTTTTCAAGAATACCTGAGTGAAACAGTTACAGAAGTTTGGATAGAAGATCCTTATATTAGACAAACACATCAG CTGTATAACTTCCTTCGATTTTGTGAGATGCTGGTTAAGAGACCATGTAAAGTAAGAACTATTCATCTTCTCACCTCTCTGGATGAA GGCACTGGGAAAGAGCAGCAGAGTAGTGGCCTGGAAGAGATAAAACAGTCACTCAGGAATCATGGAGTGCATTTGGAATTAGAATATTCTTCTTCAATACATGACCGAGAAATTAG GTTCAACAATGGATGGATGATTAAGATTGGAAGGGGACTTGATTATTTTAAGAAACCACAG aGTCGTTTTTCCCTTGgatattgtgattttgatttaagACCATGTCATGAAACAACAGTGGACATTTTTCAcaataagcacacaaaaaaaataTGA
- the LIPT1 gene encoding lipoyltransferase 1, mitochondrial isoform X2: MLIPFSMKNCFQLLCNLKVPAAGFKNTVKSGLILQSISNDVYHNLAVEDWIHDHMNLEGKPVLFLWRNSPSVVIGRHQNPWQECNLNLMREEGVKLARRRSGGGTVYHDMGNINLTFFTTKKKYDRMENLKLVVRALKAVQPHLDVQATERFDLLLDGQFKISGTASKIGRNAAYHHCTLLCSTDGTFLSSLLKSPYQGIRSNATASTPALVRNLMEKDPTLTCEVVINAVATEYAASHQIDNHIHLINPTDETVFPGINSKARELQTWEWIYGKTPKFSVDTSFTVLHEQSHLEIKVFIDVKNGRIEVCNIEAPDHWLPLEICDQLNSSFIGSKFCPIETTMLTSILHRTYPGDDELHSRWNILCEKIKGIM; this comes from the coding sequence ATGCTAATCCCATTCTCCATGAAGAATTGCTTCCAGTTACTTTGTAATCTCAAGGTCCCAGCAGCTGGCTTTAAAAACACAGTTAAAAGTGGACTCATTTTACAGTCGATTTCCAATGACGTTTACCACAATCTGGCTGTGGAAGACTGGATCCATGACCATATGAATTTAGAAGGCAAGCCGGTCCTTTTCTTGTGGAGGAATTCTCCCTCTGTGGTAATTGGTCGGCATCAGAACCCTTGGCAGGAATGTAACCTGAATCTGATGAGAGAAGAAGGTGTGAAACTGGCTCGGAGGAGAAGTGGAGGAGGCACAGTCTACCATGATATGGGTAACATCAACTTGACTTTTTTTACAACCAAGAAAAAGTATGATAGGATGGAGAATCTAAAATTAGTTGTGAGAGCCCTGAAGGCTGTCCAGCCACACCTGGACGTGCAGGCTACTGAAAGATTTGACCTTTTACTTGACGGACAGTTTAAAATCTCAGGAACAGCTTCCAAGATTGGCCGCAATGCAGCTTATCACCACTGCACTTTGCTCTGCAGTACTGACGGGACCTTCTTATCATCTCTGCTGAAGAGCCCTTACCAAGGGATCAGGAGCAATGCCACTGCCAGCACACCTGCCTTAGTAAGAAACCTTATGGAAAAAGATCCCACTCTGACCTGTGAAGTAGTGATAAATGCTGTTGCCACAGAGTATGCTGCTTCTCATCAAATCGATAATCACATTCACCTAATAAACCCAACAGACGAGACAGTGTTTCCTGGAATAAACAGCAAAGCCAGAGAACTGCAGACCTGGGAATGGATATATGGCAAAACTCCGAAGTTCAGTGTAGACACTTCCTTCACTGTGTTACATGAACAGTCACACTTGGAAATTAAAGTATTCATAGATGTCAAGAATGGGAGAATTGAAGTCTGTAATATTGAAGCACCCGATCATTGGTTGCCACTGGAAATATGTGACCAGTTAAATTCAAGTTTTATTGGTAGTAAGTTTTGCCCAATTGAAACGACAATGCTAACAAGTATATTACATAGAACATATCCAGGGGATGATGAACTACACAGTAGATGGAATATTCTGTGTGAAAAAATTAAGGGAATAATGTAA
- the LIPT1 gene encoding lipoyltransferase 1, mitochondrial isoform X1 has translation MSRLSMLIPFSMKNCFQLLCNLKVPAAGFKNTVKSGLILQSISNDVYHNLAVEDWIHDHMNLEGKPVLFLWRNSPSVVIGRHQNPWQECNLNLMREEGVKLARRRSGGGTVYHDMGNINLTFFTTKKKYDRMENLKLVVRALKAVQPHLDVQATERFDLLLDGQFKISGTASKIGRNAAYHHCTLLCSTDGTFLSSLLKSPYQGIRSNATASTPALVRNLMEKDPTLTCEVVINAVATEYAASHQIDNHIHLINPTDETVFPGINSKARELQTWEWIYGKTPKFSVDTSFTVLHEQSHLEIKVFIDVKNGRIEVCNIEAPDHWLPLEICDQLNSSFIGSKFCPIETTMLTSILHRTYPGDDELHSRWNILCEKIKGIM, from the exons ATGTCGAGACTCAG CATGCTAATCCCATTCTCCATGAAGAATTGCTTCCAGTTACTTTGTAATCTCAAGGTCCCAGCAGCTGGCTTTAAAAACACAGTTAAAAGTGGACTCATTTTACAGTCGATTTCCAATGACGTTTACCACAATCTGGCTGTGGAAGACTGGATCCATGACCATATGAATTTAGAAGGCAAGCCGGTCCTTTTCTTGTGGAGGAATTCTCCCTCTGTGGTAATTGGTCGGCATCAGAACCCTTGGCAGGAATGTAACCTGAATCTGATGAGAGAAGAAGGTGTGAAACTGGCTCGGAGGAGAAGTGGAGGAGGCACAGTCTACCATGATATGGGTAACATCAACTTGACTTTTTTTACAACCAAGAAAAAGTATGATAGGATGGAGAATCTAAAATTAGTTGTGAGAGCCCTGAAGGCTGTCCAGCCACACCTGGACGTGCAGGCTACTGAAAGATTTGACCTTTTACTTGACGGACAGTTTAAAATCTCAGGAACAGCTTCCAAGATTGGCCGCAATGCAGCTTATCACCACTGCACTTTGCTCTGCAGTACTGACGGGACCTTCTTATCATCTCTGCTGAAGAGCCCTTACCAAGGGATCAGGAGCAATGCCACTGCCAGCACACCTGCCTTAGTAAGAAACCTTATGGAAAAAGATCCCACTCTGACCTGTGAAGTAGTGATAAATGCTGTTGCCACAGAGTATGCTGCTTCTCATCAAATCGATAATCACATTCACCTAATAAACCCAACAGACGAGACAGTGTTTCCTGGAATAAACAGCAAAGCCAGAGAACTGCAGACCTGGGAATGGATATATGGCAAAACTCCGAAGTTCAGTGTAGACACTTCCTTCACTGTGTTACATGAACAGTCACACTTGGAAATTAAAGTATTCATAGATGTCAAGAATGGGAGAATTGAAGTCTGTAATATTGAAGCACCCGATCATTGGTTGCCACTGGAAATATGTGACCAGTTAAATTCAAGTTTTATTGGTAGTAAGTTTTGCCCAATTGAAACGACAATGCTAACAAGTATATTACATAGAACATATCCAGGGGATGATGAACTACACAGTAGATGGAATATTCTGTGTGAAAAAATTAAGGGAATAATGTAA
- the C11H2orf15 gene encoding uncharacterized protein C2orf15 homolog produces MGFSPSKSATQVSALRMDSKVGDHLMQRTEKSKLEQVTQLFQNTKKIRLEDPNQEAFTRSKDTGTGYLSEKALRPVMCVKESDGK; encoded by the coding sequence ATGGGGTTTTCTCCAAGTAAATCTGCTACTCAGGTTTCTGCTTTGCGTATGGATTCAAAAGTGGGTGATCACTTAATGCAAAGGACTGAGAAAAGCAAATTGGAGCAAGTGACTCAGTTATTTCAAAACACCAAGAAAATAAGATTAGAAGACCCAAATCAAGAAGCCTTTACAAGGAGCAAAGACACTGGCACAGGATATCTTTCAGAGAAAGCCTTGCGTCCAGTGATGTGTGTTAAAGAAAGTGATGGGAAATGA